A single region of the Vanessa atalanta chromosome Z, ilVanAtal1.2, whole genome shotgun sequence genome encodes:
- the LOC125076037 gene encoding sodium/potassium/calcium exchanger 4-like, translating to MAAMLLRTSSACKYRVAALVRVLFFFSIPLLYFIANDNKQVFVNDIDSADDYMALPVRHLLAIIDNPNKNCTPPAILEFPSDGLTRFQRQHGFILIHCLLAVYCFLLLGTVCEQYFVPAIEIICERLNMEADIAGATFMAAASSSPELFINCIGTFVTEGDLGVGAIVGSAVFNVLAVPACCALVAGRVIELDWWSVSRDCMMYAVAVVALILTLLDDKVYWHEALLLVLMYTFYILAMVYNGRLGDFAKSGCCYINKKKKTYTEISPLLIKDKKNPLEASHQILHSNQNVNDIEQGIVITKRHNSTDSECSTSSVWSWPDEKSSIMQKFFWIITWPMGLLLWATIPDCRKHQRLYPLTFVMCVTWIAGVSYLVAWIITIVGDTLNVPDSITGLTILAAGTSLPEAVSSVLVTNQGHGTMGISNSIGSNTFDILLCLGLPWLIKSLFYPSFPDNHWVKINSSGLSYSAVSLLSTLIALYGSLALNKFQLDWKVGLTCALVYAGFLSMAALIELNILFVVNLPTCPHL from the exons atggctgCCATGCTGTTAAGGACTAGTAGTGCGTGTAAATACAGGGTGGCTGCGCTTGTTAGAGTGCTATTCTTCTTCAGTATACCATTACTGTATTTCATTGCGAACGATAATAAACAAGTGTTCGTAAACGATATAGATTCag CAGATGATTACATGGCGCTTCCTGTTCGACATCTGTTAGCCATCATTGATAATCCGAATAAGAACTGCACTCCACCTGCCATTCTTGAATTTCCTTCGGATGGTCTCACAAGATTTCAGAGACAGcat ggctttattttaattcattgctTGCTGGCGGTGTACTGCTTCCTCCTGCTCGGCACTGTCTGTGAACAATATTTCGTGCCGGCGATCGAGATTATCTGTGAAC GCTTGAATATGGAAGCCGATATAGCTGGTGCGACGTTCATGGCTGCTGCCAGTTCAAGTCcagaattatttatcaattgcaTTGGGACTTTTGTCACCGAAGGGGATCTGGGTGTTGGCGCCATTGTGGGTTCTGCTGTGTTTAATGTCCTAGCAGTACCTGCGTGTTGCGCTCTTGTTGCGGGAAGG GTAATAGAGTTGGACTGGTGGTCGGTATCTCGGGACTGTATGATGTACGCAGTTGCTGTGGTGGCCCTGATCTTAACGCTTCTAGATGATAAAGTATATTGGCACGAGGCTCTCCTGCTAGTGCTTATGTACACATTTTATATCCTAG CTATGGTGTATAATGGCCGTCTTGGAGATTTTGCTAAAAGTGGTTGTTGTTATATCAATAAGAAGAAGAAAACATATACCGAAATATCTCCTCTACTTATCAAGG ataaaaaaaatcctttagaAGCGTCGCATCAAATACTCCACTCAAACCAAAACGTCAATGACATTGAACAGGGGATAGTGATTACGAAGAGGCACAATTCAACTGATTCTG AGTGCAGTACAAGTTCCGTATGGTCATGGCCGGACGAGAAATCATCAATAATGCAAAAGTTCTTCTGGATCATCACCTGGCCTATGGGCTTGCTGTTATGGGCCACGATACCAGACTGTAGGAAGCACCAACGGCTGTACCCCCTTACATTCGTGATGTGCGTCACGTGGATTGCTGGTGTCTCCTACCTGGTGGCTTGGATAATAACTATAGTTG GTGATACCCTCAACGTACCTGACAGCATTACAGGTTTGACTATATTAGCAGCTGGAACCAGTTTACCCGAAGCCGTTTCCAGCGTTCTTGTAACAAATCAAG GTCATGGTACAATGGGTATCAGTAATTCAATAGGATCTAATACATTCGACATTCTACTATGCTTAGGATTGCCGTGGCTTATCAAGTCCTTATTCTATCCTTCGTTTCCTGATAACCATTGG gtTAAAATCAACTCGAGTGGCTTGTCCTACAGTGCTGTCTCCCTTCTCTCCACGTTAATTGCGCTATACGGGTCTCTAGCTCTAAATAAATTTCAGCTGGATTGGAAAGTTGGGCTGACATGTGCGTTAGTTTACGCAGGATTTCTTTCAATGGCTGCGCTTATTGAGCTTAATATACTATTTGTTGTGAATTTACCAACCTGTcctcatttataa